From a region of the Triticum aestivum cultivar Chinese Spring chromosome 7D, IWGSC CS RefSeq v2.1, whole genome shotgun sequence genome:
- the LOC123166238 gene encoding ras-related protein RABA5c, which translates to MGDDSDGEAEEYLFKVVIIGDSAVGKSNLLSRYARNEFNLHSKATIGVEFQTQSMDIDGKEVKAQIWDTAGQERFRAVTSAYYRGAFGALLVYDISRRGTFDNVGRWLQELNTHSDTTVAKMLVGNKCDLENIREVPVEEGKALAESEGLFFMETSALDSTNVNTAFELVIKEIYSSVSRKILNSDTYKAELSLNRVSIDDGDSKDSQKQTSRFGCC; encoded by the exons ATGGGGGACGACTCGGACGGGGAGGCGGAGGAGTACCTGTTCAAGGTGGTGATCATCGGGGACAGCGCCGTGGGCAAGAGCAACCTGCTCTCCCGCTACGCGCGCAACGAGTTCAACCTCCACTCTAAGGCCACCATCGGGGTCGAGTTCCAGACGCAGAGCATGGACATCGACGGCAAGGAGGTCAAGGCCCAGATCTGGGACACCGCCGGCCAGGAGCGCTTCCGCGCCGTCACCTCCGCCTACTACCGCGGGGCCTTCGGCGCGCTCCTCGTCTACGACATCTCCCGCCGGGGCACCTTCGACAACGTCGGACGATGGCTCCAGGAGCTCAACA CACATTCTGACACTACGGTGGCCAAGATGTTGGTAGGCAACAAATGCGATCTGGAAAACATCCGTGAAGTGCCAGTGGAGGAAGGCAAAGCACTTGCCGAGTCTGAGGGACTCTTCTTCATGGAGACCTCGGCTCTAGACTCGACGAACGTCAACACAGCATTCGAGCTCGTCATCAAGGAGATCTACAGCAGCGTGAGCAGGAAGATCCTGAACTCCGACACTTACAAGGCCGAGCTATCCCTCAACAGGGTGAGCATTGACGATGGTGACTCGAAAGACAGCCAGAAGCAAACTAGCCGGTTTGGGTGCTGCTAG